In Zea mays cultivar B73 chromosome 7, Zm-B73-REFERENCE-NAM-5.0, whole genome shotgun sequence, the following proteins share a genomic window:
- the LOC541909 gene encoding beta-expansin 4 precursor — MAKLWTLLLAAVVVLSLLVSPIACTRKLNKPKPKPGSYRRPVKPKPKPVTGSYKPAPVAARRNHTATPTPSPTVYGPGGWLSGAGATYYGATNGDGSDGGACGYQTAVGKKPFDSMIAAGSTPLYRGGEGCGACYEVKCTTNAACSGQPVTIVITDQSPGGLFPGEVEHFDMSGTAMGAMARPGMADKLRAGGVLRILYRRVPCKYTGVNIAFKVDQGANPYYFDVLIEFEDDDGDLSAVDLMEAGSGVWTPMAHNWGATWRLNNGRKLKAPFGLRLTSDSRRVLVANNAIPAAWKPGKTYRSLVNYP; from the exons ATGGCGAAGCTTTGGACATTGCTGCTGGCTGCAGTGGTGGTCCTCTCACTCCTAGTGAGCCCCATTGCTTGCACCCGAAAGCTCAACAAACCCAAGCCGAAGCCGGGCAGCTACAGGCGGCCGGTCAAGCCGAAGCCAAAACCGGTCACGGGCAGCTACAAGCCGGCGCCTGTGGCCGCCAGAAGAAACCACACAGCTACACCCACGCCATCGCCGACTGTCTACGGCCCCGGTGGCTGGCTGTCAGGCGCCGGCGCCACGTACTACGGCGCGACCAACGGCGACGGGAGCGACG GCGGCGCGTGCGGCTACCAGACGGCCGTCGGAAAGAAGCCATTCGACTCGATGATCGCCGCCGGGAGCACGCCACTGTACAGGGGAGGCGAGGGCTGCGGCGCCTGCTACGAGGTGAAATGCACGACCAACGCCGCGTGCTCCGGCCAGCCCGTGACCATCGTAATCACCGACCAGTCCCCTGGCGGGCTGTTCCCCGGCGAGGTCGAGCACTTTGACATGAGCGGCACCGCCATGGGCGCCATGGCCCGGCCCGGCATGGCCGACAAGCTCCGCGCTGGCGGCGTGCTCAGGATCCTGTACAGGAGGGTGCCGTGCAAGTACACCGGCGTCAACATCGCGTTCAAGGTGGATCAGGGCGCGAACCCGTACTACTTCGACGTGCTCATCGAGTTCGAGGACGACGACGGCGACCTCAGCGCCGTGGACCTCATGGAGGCCGGCAGCGGCGTCTGGACTCCTATGGCGCACAACTGGGGCGCCACGTGGCGCCTCAACAACGGCAGGAAGCTCAAAGCGCCGTTCGGGCTCCGGCTCACCTCCGACTCCCGCAGGGTGCTCGTCGCCAACAACGCCATCCCGGCCGCGTGGAAGCCCGGCAAGACCTACCGCTCCTTGGTCAACTACCCCTGA